A window of Halobellus sp. LT62 contains these coding sequences:
- a CDS encoding metal transporter, with protein sequence MTDQNPTKSTEGGIAADEQPRQPFGLPSWVVAVLPLVLLALVIGAFVLTSPLAGVQSGEPLPDLTISHTTLPSEDTIVLHVTNNGPDAVTISQVLINDAYWNFEVEGASGDQTLAPMESAQVVVPYHWQPGWDIHTALVVSDGTTFGHTIVAPSETPGLTTDVLWSLALIGVFVGVIPVALGMLWFPFIRAMSNRWLHAVLTFAAGVLAFLAVDAGFEAFELAEEIPGAYEGTALVVLGILGALLLVQSVSAWREGRAAAGDTRASSGLWVAYLVALGIGLHNLAEGLAIGSSFALGRVSLGAFLVIGFMLHNVTEGPAVVAPVARDERPSWYHFVALGLIAGAPVILGGWIGGLAYSPTLGAFFLAIGVGAILQVNWEIAGMIRTQGGRVGSATNLLAFLVGLGVMYITDLFVAL encoded by the coding sequence ATGACCGACCAAAATCCGACCAAATCGACCGAGGGTGGGATCGCCGCTGATGAACAACCGAGACAACCCTTCGGACTTCCGTCCTGGGTCGTCGCCGTGTTGCCGCTCGTTTTGCTGGCCCTCGTTATCGGCGCGTTCGTACTCACCTCCCCCCTTGCAGGTGTTCAGAGCGGTGAGCCACTTCCGGATCTGACGATTTCGCACACGACGCTGCCGAGCGAGGACACCATCGTTCTACACGTGACCAACAACGGACCCGACGCGGTGACGATCTCACAGGTTCTCATCAACGACGCGTACTGGAACTTCGAGGTTGAGGGCGCTAGTGGAGATCAGACGCTCGCTCCGATGGAGAGCGCTCAGGTCGTCGTACCGTATCACTGGCAGCCCGGCTGGGACATTCACACTGCGCTCGTCGTCTCTGACGGGACGACGTTCGGCCACACGATCGTCGCACCGAGTGAAACGCCGGGGCTCACCACCGATGTCCTCTGGTCGCTCGCGCTCATTGGGGTGTTCGTCGGCGTCATCCCGGTTGCGCTCGGAATGCTATGGTTCCCGTTCATTCGGGCTATGAGCAATCGCTGGCTACACGCCGTGCTCACGTTCGCCGCGGGGGTACTCGCGTTCCTCGCGGTCGATGCGGGCTTCGAGGCATTCGAACTCGCCGAGGAAATCCCCGGGGCGTACGAGGGAACTGCCCTCGTGGTCCTCGGCATCCTCGGGGCGCTCTTGCTCGTCCAGTCGGTCAGTGCCTGGCGCGAAGGGCGGGCAGCCGCAGGCGACACACGCGCGAGCAGCGGGTTGTGGGTCGCCTACCTCGTCGCACTTGGCATCGGGCTGCACAACTTGGCTGAAGGGCTAGCTATCGGGAGTTCGTTCGCGCTCGGTCGCGTCTCGCTCGGTGCGTTCCTCGTGATCGGCTTTATGTTGCACAACGTGACCGAGGGGCCAGCGGTCGTCGCACCCGTTGCTCGTGACGAGCGTCCAAGCTGGTACCACTTCGTCGCTCTCGGACTGATTGCGGGTGCGCCGGTCATCCTCGGCGGCTGGATCGGCGGGCTCGCCTACTCGCCCACGCTCGGGGCGTTCTTCCTCGCCATCGGCGTCGGCGCAATCCTCCAGGTCAACTGGGAGATTGCAGGAATGATCCGCACGCAAGGTGGACGCGTTGGGAGTGCAACGAACTTGCTGGCGTTCCTCGTCGGCCTCGGTGTGATGTACATCACCGACCTGTTCGTCGCGCTCTAG
- a CDS encoding multicopper oxidase domain-containing protein — protein sequence MPSVDYGTAEEVTRTLEKRLVERLQSDVTATRRSVLGGIGVAGSAALGVGRSEASSGGHDDHDGHGGHGVVGEFEDADFDPHEYLTAFNTGRDGQENVRQDVYEEDGRTVREFELTAVDVPITIAPGIEFDAWAFNGQVPGPTLRVVEGDLIRVKFSNGSRHAHTIHPHLRNLDPTMDGVPQNGPGAIAPGESFTYEWIAQPTGMHFYHCHSMPLKEHIHRGLYGTIIVDPEPDRVRENPRDYVNYHGPITDEYRDELVEIARSRNHEYAENDDVNEMVMMMNGFDTNFDGDNEVYAANTQAFAYGVGSTDGKGNWEAGETKRPIQIDRNQLQRVYLSNVIEFDPINSFHTHSQFFDYYDHGTTLQPTLKNVDTIMQCQAQRGILEIDYSEHEPGLYMFHAHQSEFAELGWMSFFEVV from the coding sequence ATGCCCTCTGTAGACTACGGCACAGCAGAGGAGGTAACGCGAACGCTAGAAAAACGGTTGGTTGAGCGACTTCAGTCCGATGTAACCGCCACGCGACGTTCCGTACTCGGGGGTATTGGGGTCGCTGGCAGTGCTGCGCTTGGCGTCGGTCGAAGCGAAGCGAGCAGCGGCGGGCACGACGATCACGATGGACACGGAGGACACGGAGTCGTCGGCGAATTCGAGGACGCTGACTTCGACCCGCACGAGTATCTCACGGCGTTCAACACCGGGCGAGATGGCCAAGAGAATGTTCGACAAGACGTCTACGAGGAGGACGGACGAACCGTCCGGGAGTTCGAACTCACGGCTGTCGACGTCCCGATTACCATTGCTCCCGGGATCGAGTTTGATGCGTGGGCGTTCAACGGCCAGGTTCCCGGGCCGACGCTCCGAGTCGTTGAAGGCGATCTCATCCGGGTGAAGTTCTCCAATGGAAGTCGCCACGCCCATACGATTCACCCGCACCTTCGAAATCTCGATCCGACGATGGACGGTGTGCCCCAGAACGGCCCTGGTGCAATCGCACCGGGTGAATCGTTCACCTACGAATGGATCGCCCAGCCAACGGGGATGCATTTCTACCACTGCCACTCGATGCCGCTCAAGGAACACATCCACCGCGGCCTCTACGGGACGATTATCGTCGATCCGGAGCCGGACCGGGTCCGTGAGAATCCACGCGATTACGTGAACTACCATGGGCCGATCACCGACGAGTACCGAGACGAACTCGTCGAAATCGCACGTTCTCGCAATCACGAGTACGCTGAGAACGACGACGTCAACGAGATGGTGATGATGATGAACGGGTTCGACACCAACTTCGACGGCGACAACGAGGTCTACGCCGCCAACACGCAGGCGTTCGCCTACGGTGTTGGAAGTACTGACGGGAAGGGGAACTGGGAGGCTGGCGAAACCAAGCGCCCGATTCAGATCGACCGAAACCAACTCCAGCGAGTGTATCTCTCGAACGTCATCGAGTTCGATCCCATCAACTCGTTTCACACGCATTCGCAGTTCTTCGACTACTACGATCACGGCACGACACTCCAACCAACGCTCAAGAACGTGGATACGATCATGCAGTGTCAGGCCCAGCGTGGAATCCTCGAAATCGACTACTCCGAACACGAGCCGGGGCTATATATGTTCCACGCCCACCAGTCCGAGTTCGCCGAACTTGGCTGGATGAGCTTCTTCGAGGTGGTGTAG
- a CDS encoding metal-dependent transcriptional regulator, which produces MLSDSMEDYLKAIYILQTETDRTVSTSDLAAYIGVQPPTATSMIKKLADHSLVEHEPYHGVQLTKTGEPIALEVIRHHRLLERYLAEHLEYDWSEVHEEADRLEHHISDQFAERLTEILDEPTTDPHGDPIPGPELTVPDMDQSRRLVEYAVGDRVLVTRVSDQDKETLSYLSKTGINPGTQATIIEIAPFGMITLQLNDHTEFVSFPKEVARSIRVRPVREETV; this is translated from the coding sequence ATCTTGAGCGACAGTATGGAGGACTATCTCAAGGCAATCTATATTCTTCAGACGGAAACGGATAGAACGGTCTCTACCTCCGATTTAGCGGCATACATCGGTGTACAACCGCCAACTGCGACGAGTATGATCAAGAAATTAGCTGATCATAGTCTCGTCGAACACGAACCGTACCACGGCGTACAACTGACGAAAACCGGTGAACCAATCGCACTCGAAGTCATCCGTCATCATCGGCTTTTGGAACGGTATCTAGCTGAGCATCTCGAATACGATTGGAGCGAGGTTCACGAGGAAGCAGATCGACTCGAACACCACATCAGCGATCAGTTTGCCGAGCGACTCACCGAGATTCTCGACGAACCGACGACGGACCCACACGGCGATCCGATACCTGGCCCGGAGCTTACGGTCCCGGATATGGATCAGTCACGCAGACTCGTAGAATATGCAGTAGGTGATCGAGTACTGGTTACACGGGTGAGCGATCAAGACAAAGAGACGCTTTCGTATCTGTCTAAAACAGGGATCAACCCCGGAACCCAGGCCACAATCATCGAGATCGCTCCGTTCGGTATGATTACGCTCCAACTGAATGATCACACAGAGTTCGTTTCGTTCCCGAAAGAGGTAGCCCGTTCAATTCGTGTCCGTCCTGTGAGGGAAGAAACTGTGTGA
- a CDS encoding ArdC-like ssDNA-binding domain-containing protein — protein sequence MATTSDSSVSFEQTDTRSDEMNSTTEQWIDDLIAGVDDAQASEEFQEWLDVQSRFHDYSYRNTLLIKRQCPEATRVAGYRTWQEEFDRHVQEGESAIWIWAPIITKQCSECENSPSYHEDNGCEYDETPPEEWSEGLVGFKPAPVFDISQTEGEPLPDLDTEATGDAGDLVSQLTAAADELGVTVRIVPDEDWTHGEAKGICEQLSLVDMQPRVEVRDRENDADLARTLIHEYPHALLHFDVDDDTVRSKRVVEAEAVAYAVGRYCGLDTSGSVFYLAAWEADDPEVIRDRFGRISRTVEDLIYVLEDDT from the coding sequence ATGGCTACGACCAGTGACTCGTCGGTCTCCTTCGAGCAGACCGACACACGATCCGACGAGATGAACAGCACCACCGAACAGTGGATCGACGACCTCATCGCCGGCGTCGACGACGCGCAGGCCAGCGAAGAGTTCCAGGAGTGGCTTGACGTCCAGAGTCGGTTCCACGACTACTCCTACCGGAACACGCTCCTTATCAAGCGCCAGTGTCCCGAGGCGACCCGGGTGGCGGGCTATCGGACGTGGCAGGAGGAGTTCGACCGTCACGTCCAAGAAGGTGAATCAGCTATCTGGATCTGGGCGCCAATCATCACGAAGCAGTGCTCTGAATGCGAGAACTCGCCGAGCTACCACGAGGACAATGGCTGTGAGTACGACGAGACGCCGCCCGAGGAGTGGTCCGAGGGCCTCGTCGGGTTCAAGCCCGCGCCGGTGTTCGACATCTCCCAGACCGAGGGAGAGCCGCTTCCCGACCTCGACACGGAAGCGACCGGGGACGCCGGCGACCTAGTTTCCCAGTTGACTGCCGCTGCTGATGAGCTCGGCGTGACGGTCCGGATCGTTCCCGACGAAGACTGGACCCACGGGGAGGCGAAGGGCATCTGTGAGCAGCTGAGTCTCGTCGATATGCAACCGCGGGTCGAGGTGCGTGATCGGGAGAATGATGCCGATCTTGCGCGGACGTTGATCCACGAGTACCCCCACGCCCTGCTTCACTTCGACGTCGACGACGACACCGTGCGGTCGAAACGCGTAGTCGAGGCCGAGGCGGTCGCCTACGCCGTCGGGCGCTACTGCGGGCTGGATACCAGTGGGTCGGTGTTCTACTTGGCCGCGTGGGAGGCGGATGATCCGGAGGTCATTCGCGACCGTTTCGGGCGGATCAGTCGGACAGTAGAAGATCTCATTTACGTGCTCGAAGACGACACCTAA
- the lpdA gene encoding dihydrolipoyl dehydrogenase: MSEEFDTGVLVVGGGPAGYVAAIRAAQYDLDVTLVEMNTLGGTCLNRGCIPSKALISAADVVHEARTGSQMGITAEIDVEFGRMVEWKDDVVRNMNWNVGKLCRANGVSIIEGRAAFEDEHSVRIERLDGEPKQLTFEHAVLATGSCPIELPGFEFDRPGVLDAKDALALDELPDSLVVVGAGYIGMELAMLFAKLGVDITVVEALDSMMPVFSSDVVAPVASAASDLGIEVNYGELASACRPTGEGVSVATEDVDSGDRREYVADAVLVAVGRNPVTDTMDLDRIGLEQDEDGFVPTDEYGRTDVDHVFAVGDLAGEPMLAHVGSMEGEIAAAEIAGQDSSAGDRAIPSVVFTSPEIATVGLTEAVAEETDHSVSVGEFPMRASGRALTTGHTDGFVRLVSGDDGVVLGGQIVGPEASELISEITLAVEEGLTTAELSEVIHPHPTLSEAIREAAANELDLAIHTLNR; this comes from the coding sequence ATGAGTGAGGAATTCGACACGGGTGTCCTCGTCGTGGGCGGCGGTCCGGCGGGGTACGTTGCCGCGATCCGAGCGGCACAATACGACCTTGACGTGACGCTCGTCGAGATGAATACTTTGGGAGGGACCTGTCTCAACCGCGGCTGTATCCCCTCGAAGGCGTTGATATCGGCAGCTGACGTCGTCCACGAGGCGCGAACCGGATCGCAGATGGGGATCACGGCCGAGATAGACGTCGAGTTCGGGCGGATGGTCGAATGGAAAGACGACGTCGTCCGAAATATGAACTGGAACGTCGGGAAGCTCTGCAGGGCCAACGGCGTCTCGATCATCGAAGGGCGCGCAGCCTTCGAGGACGAGCATTCGGTCCGGATCGAGAGACTGGACGGCGAGCCGAAGCAACTCACCTTCGAGCACGCCGTGTTGGCGACGGGCAGCTGTCCGATCGAACTCCCGGGGTTCGAGTTCGATCGGCCCGGGGTGCTCGATGCCAAAGATGCGCTGGCGCTCGACGAACTGCCGGACAGTTTGGTGGTCGTCGGCGCAGGCTACATCGGGATGGAGCTCGCGATGCTGTTCGCGAAACTGGGCGTCGACATTACCGTCGTGGAGGCGCTCGATTCGATGATGCCCGTGTTCTCCTCGGATGTGGTCGCGCCGGTCGCGTCGGCAGCGTCCGATCTCGGAATCGAGGTGAACTATGGCGAACTCGCCTCGGCGTGTCGCCCGACTGGGGAGGGTGTCTCGGTCGCTACGGAAGACGTCGACAGCGGCGACCGTCGAGAGTACGTTGCGGACGCGGTACTCGTCGCAGTGGGTCGGAATCCTGTGACCGATACGATGGATCTAGACCGGATCGGTCTCGAACAGGACGAGGACGGGTTCGTTCCAACGGACGAGTACGGGCGCACGGATGTTGATCACGTGTTCGCAGTCGGTGACTTGGCGGGCGAACCGATGCTCGCGCACGTCGGGTCTATGGAGGGTGAGATCGCCGCCGCAGAGATTGCCGGTCAGGACTCTTCCGCTGGAGACCGTGCGATCCCCTCCGTCGTATTTACTTCCCCGGAGATCGCGACGGTTGGGCTGACCGAAGCGGTGGCTGAAGAAACCGACCACAGCGTCTCAGTCGGAGAGTTCCCGATGCGCGCCAGCGGACGTGCGCTCACGACGGGTCACACCGATGGATTCGTCCGTCTCGTAAGCGGCGACGACGGCGTTGTGCTCGGCGGGCAAATCGTCGGCCCGGAGGCATCGGAGCTGATCTCAGAAATCACGCTCGCTGTCGAGGAGGGACTGACGACTGCCGAACTCTCCGAAGTGATCCACCCACACCCGACGCTCTCGGAAGCGATCCGAGAAGCCGCAGCCAACGAACTGGATCTGGCGATCCACACGCTCAACCGCTGA
- the gcvPB gene encoding aminomethyl-transferring glycine dehydrogenase subunit GcvPB, with product MNYRQASWDRKTDNSEEVNEPLLSEKRTQTVTYDVDLPDELVRDELTLPEPAEPEVASHYTRLSQMTYSVEHGPYPLGSCTMKYNPKFIEDVAALENGAIHPDRPDEYAQGTLAVLYGLQNYLAEIGGMETATLQPPAGAAGEFTGLLVARAYHRSNGEDGERREVIVPSSAHGTNFASAAMAGYDVVELPSDEDGRVPVDALEEAVYDSTAALMLTNPNTVGVFERDIEEIAEIVHDAGGLLYYDGANLNALLGRARPGDMGFDIMHYNVHKTFASPHGGGGPGAGPIGVVEELTEFLPDPHVRETEDGSFEFYEPAESIGKVHGFHGNWLVLLKTYAYISRLGDGGLKDTSAMAVLNANYLASQIDLDIPYGPFHHEFVASAGDVDAAEFAKGMLDEGVHPPTTKWPEIVDEALMTEPTEALSKDQLDVLAAAFAATDRKTTEELSETPTTTAAARIDQLSAARNPRLSWRDVEGHDE from the coding sequence ATGAACTATCGACAGGCGTCCTGGGACCGTAAGACCGACAACAGCGAGGAGGTCAACGAACCGCTCCTGTCCGAAAAGCGGACCCAGACAGTCACCTACGACGTCGACCTCCCCGACGAACTGGTTCGCGACGAGCTGACGCTTCCCGAACCGGCCGAACCCGAAGTCGCGAGCCACTACACGCGGCTCTCGCAGATGACCTACTCGGTCGAACACGGGCCCTACCCCCTGGGGAGCTGCACGATGAAGTACAACCCGAAGTTCATCGAGGACGTCGCCGCGTTGGAAAACGGGGCGATCCATCCCGACCGTCCCGACGAATACGCCCAGGGGACCCTCGCGGTCCTCTATGGACTACAGAACTATCTGGCGGAGATCGGCGGGATGGAGACCGCCACCCTGCAACCGCCCGCCGGGGCGGCGGGGGAGTTCACCGGGCTGCTCGTGGCGCGCGCCTATCACCGATCGAATGGCGAGGACGGTGAGCGTCGCGAGGTGATCGTGCCCTCGTCTGCGCACGGAACGAACTTCGCAAGCGCGGCGATGGCCGGCTATGACGTCGTCGAACTTCCGAGCGACGAGGACGGACGCGTCCCAGTCGATGCGCTCGAAGAGGCCGTGTACGATTCGACGGCAGCGCTGATGCTGACGAATCCCAACACTGTCGGCGTGTTCGAGCGGGACATCGAGGAGATTGCGGAGATCGTCCACGACGCCGGCGGTTTGCTCTATTACGACGGTGCGAATCTCAACGCGCTGCTCGGGCGGGCCCGTCCCGGTGATATGGGCTTCGATATTATGCACTACAACGTGCACAAGACGTTCGCGTCGCCGCACGGCGGCGGCGGCCCGGGGGCCGGACCGATTGGCGTCGTCGAAGAGCTTACCGAGTTCCTCCCCGATCCACACGTCCGCGAGACCGAAGACGGATCCTTCGAGTTCTACGAGCCCGCCGAGAGCATCGGAAAGGTTCACGGGTTCCACGGCAACTGGCTGGTGTTGCTTAAGACCTACGCGTACATCTCCAGACTCGGTGATGGCGGACTTAAAGATACATCGGCGATGGCCGTTCTGAACGCGAACTACCTCGCCTCCCAGATCGATCTTGACATCCCGTACGGGCCGTTCCACCACGAGTTCGTCGCCAGCGCCGGAGACGTCGACGCCGCGGAGTTCGCGAAGGGAATGCTCGACGAGGGGGTCCATCCCCCGACGACGAAGTGGCCCGAGATCGTAGACGAGGCGCTGATGACCGAGCCCACGGAGGCGCTGAGCAAGGACCAACTCGATGTGTTGGCAGCGGCGTTCGCCGCGACGGATCGGAAGACCACAGAGGAACTCTCTGAGACACCCACGACGACCGCCGCAGCGCGCATCGACCAACTGAGTGCCGCACGGAACCCGCGACTCTCGTGGCGGGACGTGGAGGGCCACGATGAGTGA
- the gcvPA gene encoding aminomethyl-transferring glycine dehydrogenase subunit GcvPA, with the protein MQRIQHDETDLSHDPDEPSPFAPQTPEDVEAMLSATGADSVEELFDVPEAVTFRGDFDIEAKSEYEVRSEIEGLLGRNADRTEFLGRGHYDHYVPSVVDYLSLRSEFLTSYTQYQPETSQGFLQALFEFQSMIVELTGLDVANCSMYDAATALGEAATLAARVRETSGSRVLVPETIRSERRSVLENHADGAELTVETYPLDAGNTDLEALSGLIDEDVVMVYAESPTARGAIEEKLSAIATLSDDHEAAFCLGSDPVALAVLKEPAAVGADIVIGDASVLGLSASYGMGLGLFAVKEAYLRQVPGRLVGTSETADGRRAYTLTLQTREQHIRKERATSNICTNQAWVALRTAIHIASLGATGLAALAEESLTQAAEAAARLDDVDGASAPVDDRHHFREFVARTERPATEVVDELADRGFLVHELGEFEIQVCVTETNSDAVDDLVAAVREVLV; encoded by the coding sequence ATGCAACGAATACAGCACGACGAAACGGACCTGTCGCACGACCCGGACGAACCGAGCCCCTTCGCTCCACAGACGCCGGAGGACGTAGAGGCGATGCTCTCGGCGACCGGTGCCGACAGCGTAGAAGAACTGTTCGACGTCCCGGAGGCGGTCACGTTCCGGGGTGACTTTGATATCGAGGCGAAATCGGAGTACGAGGTCAGAAGCGAGATCGAGGGCCTGCTCGGACGGAACGCGGACCGGACCGAATTCCTCGGGCGCGGCCACTACGATCATTACGTGCCGTCGGTCGTCGACTACCTCTCTCTGCGTTCGGAGTTTCTGACCTCCTACACGCAGTACCAGCCGGAGACGTCGCAGGGATTCCTCCAGGCGCTCTTCGAGTTCCAGTCGATGATCGTCGAACTGACCGGACTGGACGTCGCCAACTGCTCGATGTACGACGCCGCGACCGCGCTCGGCGAGGCGGCCACACTCGCCGCGCGCGTTCGGGAGACCAGCGGGTCGCGGGTACTCGTCCCCGAGACCATCCGCTCGGAGCGCCGCAGCGTGTTGGAAAATCACGCCGACGGCGCGGAACTGACGGTCGAGACCTATCCGCTGGACGCAGGGAACACCGACCTCGAAGCGCTCTCGGGCCTGATCGACGAGGACGTCGTGATGGTGTACGCTGAATCACCGACTGCCCGGGGTGCTATCGAGGAGAAACTGTCGGCGATCGCGACTCTCTCGGACGACCACGAGGCGGCGTTCTGTCTCGGATCGGATCCCGTCGCACTGGCGGTGCTGAAGGAGCCGGCTGCGGTGGGCGCGGACATCGTCATCGGCGATGCGAGCGTCCTCGGCCTCTCAGCCAGCTACGGAATGGGACTCGGCCTGTTCGCCGTCAAAGAGGCGTATCTGCGACAGGTTCCCGGACGGCTCGTGGGAACGAGCGAGACGGCTGATGGACGGCGTGCGTACACGCTGACCCTCCAGACCAGAGAACAGCACATCCGGAAGGAACGGGCCACGTCGAACATCTGTACGAACCAGGCGTGGGTCGCGCTCCGAACGGCGATCCACATCGCCTCGTTGGGTGCGACGGGGTTGGCGGCTCTCGCTGAGGAGTCCCTGACGCAGGCCGCCGAGGCCGCGGCTCGACTCGACGACGTCGACGGCGCTTCGGCCCCGGTCGACGATCGCCACCACTTCCGCGAGTTCGTCGCGCGCACGGAGCGCCCCGCCACTGAAGTGGTCGACGAACTGGCGGACCGGGGCTTCCTCGTCCACGAGCTCGGGGAGTTCGAGATCCAAGTGTGCGTCACGGAGACCAACAGCGACGCAGTGGACGACCTGGTCGCGGCCGTCAGGGAGGTGCTCGTATGA
- the gcvH gene encoding glycine cleavage system protein GcvH, whose protein sequence is MTNETPDDLQYTDSHEWIDDHGDVRRIGITDFAQDELGDVVFVELPEEGESLESGTACAVVESIKAVSDIYTPISGAVTAANDNVLDQPELLNTDPYGEGWLFEIDGEVPDDALDVDEYREQIE, encoded by the coding sequence ATGACGAACGAGACGCCCGACGACTTACAGTACACCGACTCACACGAATGGATCGACGACCACGGAGACGTCCGGCGGATCGGGATCACCGACTTCGCGCAGGACGAACTCGGCGACGTCGTGTTCGTCGAACTCCCGGAGGAGGGCGAATCTCTCGAAAGTGGGACGGCCTGCGCCGTCGTCGAGAGCATCAAAGCGGTCTCGGACATCTACACGCCGATTTCCGGGGCCGTGACCGCGGCCAACGACAACGTTCTCGATCAACCGGAACTGCTCAACACCGATCCGTACGGTGAGGGCTGGCTCTTCGAAATCGATGGAGAAGTACCCGACGACGCGCTCGACGTCGACGAATACCGCGAGCAGATCGAATAA
- the gcvT gene encoding glycine cleavage system aminomethyltransferase GcvT: MISKRTSLYESHRRAGADFTDFGGWEMPVSFDSIREEHRAVREGVGLFDVSHMGQLAVDGPDAETLLHRLIPSDVRGLEPGEAQYSCFLRSDGVMLDDIVVYDHPNESEYVVVPNAGHDEELYGRLREYAVRWSLDVSLENRTTETGMIAVQGPDAVERVDDEADEQIDKLEPFALEETSVGEVECLVARTGYTGEGGVEILFPGEDATAIDRLFDDVQRCGLGARDTLRLEAGLLLSGQDFDPEDEPHDPFEADIGFAVDLDSGDFVGRSALEQTQKEGIDERIVGLRLEERAIARHEHQISSGGAPAGQVTSGTMSPTLGVPIALGYVDAEFASSGTDLSISIRDRSVDATVVDTPFLESCGE; this comes from the coding sequence GTGATATCCAAGCGAACATCGCTGTATGAATCTCACCGTCGAGCGGGTGCGGACTTCACCGACTTCGGCGGGTGGGAGATGCCGGTCTCGTTCGACTCGATCCGGGAGGAGCATCGAGCCGTCCGGGAGGGTGTCGGATTGTTCGACGTGAGCCATATGGGGCAGCTGGCTGTCGACGGACCCGATGCGGAGACGTTGTTGCATCGACTCATTCCGAGCGACGTTCGAGGACTCGAACCCGGCGAGGCACAGTACTCGTGCTTTCTCCGGTCTGACGGCGTGATGCTCGACGACATCGTCGTGTACGATCACCCGAACGAGAGCGAGTACGTCGTCGTTCCGAACGCCGGCCACGACGAGGAACTGTACGGTCGACTGCGCGAATACGCCGTCCGTTGGAGTCTCGATGTCTCCCTCGAGAACCGAACTACGGAGACCGGAATGATCGCGGTCCAGGGGCCCGATGCAGTAGAGCGGGTCGACGATGAGGCGGACGAACAAATCGATAAACTGGAACCGTTTGCCTTGGAGGAAACATCGGTCGGCGAGGTCGAGTGTCTCGTCGCTCGTACGGGATACACCGGTGAAGGCGGCGTCGAGATCCTGTTTCCGGGTGAAGATGCGACAGCGATCGACCGCCTGTTCGACGACGTGCAGCGCTGTGGGCTCGGGGCCAGAGACACCCTCCGGCTCGAGGCGGGACTGCTACTCTCCGGGCAGGACTTCGATCCCGAGGACGAACCTCACGATCCCTTCGAGGCCGATATCGGATTCGCTGTCGACCTCGATAGCGGGGATTTTGTCGGTCGTTCGGCCTTGGAACAGACCCAAAAAGAAGGAATCGACGAGCGGATTGTCGGACTCCGCCTCGAGGAGCGAGCGATCGCTCGTCACGAACACCAAATAAGCTCAGGCGGCGCCCCCGCGGGTCAGGTGACGAGCGGGACGATGAGTCCCACGCTCGGAGTCCCGATCGCACTTGGATACGTCGACGCCGAATTCGCATCTTCCGGCACGGATCTCTCGATCTCGATCCGCGATCGGTCCGTCGATGCGACCGTTGTCGACACGCCGTTCCTCGAATCGTGTGGCGAGTAA
- a CDS encoding IclR family transcriptional regulator encodes MPEHGRELTTTATSLRVIDAIDQQEGARMSEIATELELANSTVHAHLTTLRNHELVVKEGNEFHLGIKLFHLGEQARHRKPEYEIVRRHAHELSNRLNEEVAFAITEHGRSVIIFDENNDPAKEGFQVGRYFHMHNSASGKAMLAEWSRERVDEVLDRWGLPKETENTIQNAVELYEELERTRERGYALNRQEALEGLMAVGMAITSPDGSVLGSLDVSGPPYRLSEEQIVPELREAVTQIEREIASRYGPDDRDQ; translated from the coding sequence GTGCCAGAACACGGACGCGAACTGACGACGACCGCCACCTCGCTCCGGGTCATCGACGCGATCGACCAACAGGAGGGAGCCCGAATGAGCGAGATCGCCACGGAGCTGGAGCTGGCCAACAGTACCGTCCACGCGCACCTGACGACGCTACGTAACCACGAACTCGTCGTGAAGGAGGGCAACGAGTTCCACCTCGGCATCAAGCTCTTTCACCTCGGCGAACAGGCGCGACACCGGAAGCCCGAGTACGAGATAGTGCGGCGGCACGCTCACGAACTGAGCAACCGCCTCAACGAGGAGGTAGCGTTCGCCATCACCGAGCACGGCCGGTCGGTCATCATCTTCGACGAGAACAACGACCCCGCGAAGGAGGGGTTCCAAGTGGGACGGTACTTCCATATGCACAACTCCGCGAGTGGAAAGGCGATGCTCGCAGAGTGGTCTCGCGAGCGCGTCGACGAGGTGCTCGATCGGTGGGGGCTCCCCAAGGAAACGGAGAACACTATCCAGAACGCAGTGGAACTCTACGAAGAACTGGAGCGGACCCGCGAACGCGGCTACGCGCTCAACCGACAGGAGGCGCTCGAGGGGTTGATGGCCGTCGGGATGGCCATAACGAGCCCAGACGGGAGCGTACTGGGTTCTCTGGACGTGTCGGGACCGCCGTACCGCCTCTCCGAAGAACAGATCGTCCCGGAGTTACGTGAGGCCGTAACTCAAATTGAACGGGAGATCGCATCCCGGTATGGACCGGATGATCGCGATCAGTAG